In the Deinococcus yavapaiensis KR-236 genome, TGGGCATCGCGCTCCTGAACGCGCCGGAGTTCCTGATTCTCGACGAGCCCACCAACGGACTCGACCCGGTCGGCATCGTGGAGATGCGCGAACTCATCCGCGACTTGCCGCAGCAAGGCATCACCGTGCTCGTCTCGAGCCACTTGCTCGCCGAGGTGTCGCAGATGGCGACGCACGTCGGGGTGATCGACAAGGGCCGCGTGAAGTACGAGGGGCCGCTCGACGCTCTTTTGGCGCGCAAGGGCGGCCGTTTGGAACTGACCGTGGCGAACGCGGCCCGAGTGTGGACGGCCTTGGCGGCCTCACGGCCCGATCTCTCGGGGGGCCGCGTCGAAGGAGAGCGGCTGCTGATTCCCGTCGAGGCGCACGCGGCGGCGAGCGTCATCGCCGCCGTCGTGAACGCCGGTTTCGATGTGCGGGGCCTAGCGTACTTCGGTGACGACCTCGAAAGCGCCTTCCTCGACCTCATCGACGCGCCCTCGCCGAATTTCGTCTCTCGACCCGAGGTCTTGGCATGACGCCTCCTTCGCTGTCGATCGCTTCGCGCGGCTCGTTCGGGTCGCTCGTGAACGTGGAGTGGCTGAAGTTTCGCCGTACCGCCGTCGTCGTCATTCCGCTGATCGCCGCGCTCGGCTTCGCGGCCCTGGCACTCTTCGCGGCGCGTCAAGCGACGGGCGACGACGCCACGCGACTCGGCGGGCGCTGGGCGTTCGCGGTCTTCCTCCTGGCCGCCGTGTGGTCGTCGATGTGGAGC is a window encoding:
- a CDS encoding ATP-binding cassette domain-containing protein, with amino-acid sequence MTTFVAQTRDLTKRFGAQVSVDHVNLAVERGTVYGLLGPNGAGKTTTLKLLLGLLSPSGGRVDLFERPWSRGALTRVGALIEAPALYAHLSGTENLLVHAGMLGLPAARVHDVLRQVGLADAANKRAGQYSLGMKQRLGLGIALLNAPEFLILDEPTNGLDPVGIVEMRELIRDLPQQGITVLVSSHLLAEVSQMATHVGVIDKGRVKYEGPLDALLARKGGRLELTVANAARVWTALAASRPDLSGGRVEGERLLIPVEAHAAASVIAAVVNAGFDVRGLAYFGDDLESAFLDLIDAPSPNFVSRPEVLA